In Dyadobacter sp. NIV53, a single window of DNA contains:
- a CDS encoding FAD-dependent monooxygenase — protein sequence MRKILISGGSIAGPTLAYWLHRYGLHVTLVESAPELRLGGQNIDVKGPALEIIRKMGLEDEIRAANTTEIGLRFVNIKNETIAEFPIGSSLSMTQELEILRGDLVQILYKKIKDNVQYIFGDYITALDQHPDNVTVTYSSGKTEVFDLVISAEGIGSQTRKLVFGDEIKFKYLGVYTAYLTIKKAESDSRWARWCNAAGGIVFVLRPDNNGQTRASVTFLSPEMGYEKLSNNEKKNILIEKIKDVGWEAARLVKEIQDSEDLYFERVSQVKAPKWSNGRVCLTGDAAWCVTPIAGKGVDLSVSGAYILAGELSKTNDHEKAFLNYENRMRPYAESAQKLPPGVPGIVYPTSKIGVAILNGLFSFVGSKPVKNIMNLFSSKNKEPEKEIELPDYEMATN from the coding sequence ATGAGGAAAATCCTGATTTCAGGCGGAAGTATTGCAGGCCCAACGCTGGCATATTGGTTACATCGTTACGGTCTTCATGTAACATTGGTTGAAAGTGCACCAGAACTGCGGCTGGGTGGACAAAATATTGATGTTAAAGGCCCGGCACTGGAAATAATCAGGAAGATGGGCCTTGAAGATGAGATTCGCGCTGCAAATACCACTGAAATCGGGCTTCGTTTTGTAAATATAAAAAATGAAACTATTGCTGAATTTCCAATTGGTAGTTCGCTGAGTATGACACAGGAACTGGAAATACTGCGTGGAGATTTAGTACAGATTTTGTATAAAAAAATAAAGGACAATGTGCAGTACATTTTCGGGGATTACATCACTGCCCTGGATCAACATCCGGATAATGTAACTGTGACTTATTCTAGCGGAAAAACAGAGGTATTTGACCTGGTCATATCCGCCGAAGGTATTGGATCCCAAACAAGGAAACTTGTCTTTGGAGATGAAATTAAATTCAAATATCTGGGTGTGTATACCGCCTATTTAACTATTAAAAAGGCAGAAAGTGATAGCCGCTGGGCACGCTGGTGTAATGCAGCCGGCGGTATCGTATTCGTTTTAAGACCAGATAATAATGGACAGACGCGAGCTTCTGTTACCTTTCTTTCACCTGAAATGGGATACGAGAAACTTTCCAATAATGAAAAGAAAAATATCCTGATTGAAAAAATAAAAGACGTCGGATGGGAAGCTGCAAGACTTGTTAAAGAAATTCAGGATTCGGAAGATCTTTATTTTGAAAGGGTTAGCCAGGTAAAAGCTCCGAAATGGAGTAATGGCAGAGTTTGTCTAACCGGAGATGCCGCCTGGTGCGTCACACCGATTGCCGGAAAAGGCGTGGATCTATCTGTATCCGGGGCATACATTCTGGCTGGTGAACTCTCCAAAACAAACGACCATGAGAAGGCATTTTTGAACTACGAAAACCGGATGCGTCCTTATGCGGAATCGGCTCAGAAATTACCACCTGGTGTACCCGGAATTGTGTATCCAACCTCGAAAATCGGCGTAGCTATCTTGAACGGGCTTTTTTCCTTTGTTGGCAGTAAACCCGTTAAAAATATCATGAATCTTTTCAGCAGCAAAAATAAAGAACCCGAAAAGGAAATTGAATTGCCGGATTATGAAATGGCAACCAATTAA
- a CDS encoding DUF2798 domain-containing protein has product MKLSKIQSIIVFTLLVSIAMSGIMSFGLLLTRLGWQPNFLKIWFWDYFLVELWLSIPTGFIVVPLLKKLVDSISE; this is encoded by the coding sequence ATGAAGCTTTCAAAAATACAATCAATAATCGTTTTTACTTTACTGGTTTCTATTGCCATGTCAGGGATCATGAGTTTTGGCTTGCTCTTAACCAGGCTAGGGTGGCAGCCCAATTTTTTGAAAATTTGGTTCTGGGATTATTTTCTCGTTGAATTATGGCTGTCCATTCCAACAGGTTTTATTGTAGTTCCGTTACTTAAAAAGCTGGTTGATAGCATTTCTGAATAG